The window AGGACCGGGGTCGCCGGCATGAACCAGAGCCGCGACATGTAGTCATAAAGGCGCTGGGCATGGGCGGTATCGTCGGCATAGGCGCTGGCGGCGCGCGCAAACATGTCCTGATAGCTTTCGCCGGGCAGGAGATAGCGGTCGACCAGCGTCTTCTTGCCGAAATCGGTGAGCAGCGCATCACGCGAAGAATCGGTTTTCACGCTCTCCACAAGGCGCAGCGTGACGGCTTTCGGCTTGCCTCGCCGCGAGCGCTCAAGCCCTTGCGTGGCGGTGCCGGACATCGGTGCTGAGTCAAACGGCGTCATGGTGCAAACCGCTCCTTCGTGCAGGGCGCAAAAATCCGTGGCGCAGGGCCGGGACGCGCGCGCTGCCTTAACAAAACCTATACATGCTGTGTGGCTTCCCCCGGAAACCGCAACATATAGTGCTAAGGGTCTCGGCTAGCGTCAACGGCCCAAAGGCGCCTCAGACCAATTTTTTGGTAAACAAACTCCTAACACACCGCCGTCCGTATCCGGACTCTTTAACGCTTTCGGGGCGATAGGCCTGCTGCGATTAAATGTGGAAAGCTGGCGGTCTCCCGCCAGCCGCCTCACCCCAGATTCAGCAGTTCAGGGTCGCCGCCCTGGGCTGCGATATTGACCGTGACCGTGCGCTCGGCGGCGAAACGGTAGAGATAGTGCGGTCCCCCGGCCTTCGGGCCGGTGCCGGACAGGCCCTCGCCGCCGAAGGGCTGCACGCCGACGACCGCGCCGATCATGTTCCGGTTCACATAGGTGTTGCCCGCCGGAACGGCCTCGCGCACCGAATCAAGGAAGCGCTGGAGGCGCGAATGCACGCCGAGCGTCAGCCCGTAGCCCTTGCCTGCGAGCTGGGCGGCGAGCTTTGGCAGGTCGGAGCGCTTGTAGCGGATGACATGCAGGATCGGGCCGAACACTTCGCGGTCCATCCCGTCGAGCGAGGCGAGTTCCACCATCAGCGGAGCAAAGTAATGCCCCTTCGCCTTGAGCTCATCGCCGAGCGGCGCACGGTGCAGGATGGTGGCTTCGCGTGCCATGCGCTCCGCGTGGGCGTTCAGCATGTCCAGCGCCTCGGTATCAATCACCGGCCCGACATCGGTGGCAGGGTCGGCAGGCTCGCCAAGGGTCAGCGCATCCATTGCGCCCTTGAGGGCCTCGATCGTCTGGTCGGCGGTCTCGCGCGGCAGGAAGATCAGGCGCAGGGCCGAGCAGCGCTGGCCGGCGGAGCCGAAGGCGGAGATCACCGCATCGTCCACCACCTGCTCCTTCAGGGCGGAGGTGTCGACGAACATGGCGTTGAGCCCGCCCGTCTCCGCGATGAGCGGCAGGATCGCTCCGTCCCGCTGTGCCAGCGTGCGGTTGATGATGCGGGCCACTTCGGTTGAGCCGGTGAAGGCCACACCGGCCAGCAGCGGGTGGCCGGTCATCAGCGCGCCCACCTTGCCGTCGCCCGGCACCAGCTGGACGACATCCTTTGGCAGGCCCGCCTTCTGGAACAGGCGGACCGCCTCGAACGCCACCAGCGGCGTCTGCTCGGCCGGTTTGGCGACCACGGTATTTCCGGCTGCCAGGGCGGCAGCGACCTGGCCCACAAAAATCGCCAGCGGGAAGTTCCACGGGCTGATGCAGGCAAACACGCCGCGTCCGCGCAGTTCGAGATGGTTGGTTTCCCCTGCCGGGCCGGGCAGGCGGTCGGCATGGCCGAACTTGGTTTCGGCCTCGGCGGCGTAATAGCGCAGGAAATCGACTGCCTCGCGCACTTCGGCGACGCCATCATTCAAGGTCTTGCCGGCTTCGCGCGACAGAATCGCCATGAAGCGTTCCGTGTCGGTCTCCAGAGCGTCGGCCAGCTTGCGCAGGATCGCGGCGCGGGCCGGCCCGCCCTCCCGGTCCCACGCGTCGAACGCCTTGTGGGCGGCGGTGAAGGCCGCGTCCACCATGCCGGCATCGGCTTCGGTCACCGTGCTGACGATCCGGGCAGTGTCGGCAGGGCTCGCCTGCTCGCGTGCCTCTCCTGCTTTCACCTTGCCGGACAGGATCGGGCCGCAGGCGTAGGGCATGGCCTTGTCAAACCGCATCTGTGCATCTGCCAGCATGTCGCGAACGCCTTTCTGAGAGAGGTCAACGCCCGCCGAATTGTCCCGATGGGGACCGTACAGGCGCGGCGGGGCGGGAATGAAGGGATGACGGTCCATGCTGTCGGCGCCTTCAAACGGCCCGCGCGCCACGTCGGCGGCTGGAACGTCAGGGTCCAGGAAGGAATGGACAAAGGAGGTGTTGGCCCCGTTCTCCAGCAGGCGGCGCACCAGATAGGGCAACAGGTCTTCATGGCTGCCCACCGGCGCATACACCCGCACCGGGCGCAGGGGGAAGGCGCTGGCGGCGGCATTGTAGAGTGGCTCGCCCATCCCGTGCAGGCGCTGGAACTCGTAGGCCTCATTGCCCAGCTCTGCCGCGATCTCGCGTACGGCGCACAGCGAATGCGCGTTATGGGTGGCAAACTGGGGATAGATGGTATCCGGCTCGGCCAGCATCACCCGCGCGCAGGCAAGATAATTGAGGTCGGTTGCCGACTTGGTGGTCCAGACCGGAAAGTCGGGCCAGCCATTCATCTGCGAAAACTTCACTTCGGTGTCCCAGTAGGCACCCTTGACGAGGCGCACCATCAGCCGGCGGCCGCTGGCACGGCCCAGCGCGGCGAGCTTCTCGATGACGGCGCGCGCACGCTTCTGGTAGCCCTGTACGGCGAGGCCCAGCCCGTTCCAGCCTGCAAGCGAGGGCTCATGGGCAAGCCGCTCGAGGATCATCAGCTGCAGGACGAGCCGGTCGGACTCCTCGGCATCCAGGCAGAAGCCGATATTGGCGGCCCTGGCGGCCTCGGCCTGCTCCAGCACTTTGGGATAAAGCTCACGCCAGATCGCATCGATCTTGAAGATGGTATAGCGCGGGTGCAGCGCCGACAGCTTCACCGACACGCCGTCCACGGTTTCCACCGGCCCGTCCTGACGGGCTTTGGCCACCGCTGCAATCGCGTCCATGTAACGGGTGTGGTAGCGCGCCGCATCCGCGTGCGTGCGCGCGCCTTCGCCCAGCATGTCGAACGAGAAGAGCGGGAAATGCCCCTCGGGCACTTTCCAGGCATGGCCGCGCCTGATGGCGGCATTGATCGTGCGGCCCAGCACGAACTGCTCGCCCAGAATGCGCATGGCCTGCCGGGTGGCGGTGCGGATGACCGGCTCGCCCAGCCGCCCTGCAATCGCGCGGAAATACCCGCCGGGATCCTTGCGCGCTTCCGGGTCCACATCCATCAGGGAGCCCGACATCATCAGGCCCAGGGTGGAGGCGTTGACCAGCCAGTTCTCCGACTTCCAGGCATGCTCGCCCCAGGAACCCGAACCGATCTTCTCGGCAATCAGCGCGTCCGCGGTTTTCGCGTCCGGCACGCGCAAAAGGGCTTCTGCCAGACACATCAGGGCGAGGCCTTCCTTGTTCGACAGGCCAAACTCCTGAAGGAAGGATTCCATGAGGCCGGTGCGCGTCTTCGCCGCGCGGGCGCGCTCCACCAGGTCGATTGCGGCGGCAGAGACCCGGGCGCGCGCCGCGCCATCAAGTCCGGCCTGCGCGTTCAGCGCCCGTACGGCCTCGCTTTCGGAGGCGAACTTCAGGGCGTCGATCGCGTTCCAGTCGATGCCGGTGGATTTCGAATTCGCGTGGGTCATCCAGGTTCCCGTCCTCGTGGCCAGACAGGCGCGACATTGGCCACAACGCGAACGGGCAGGCAAGACCACAGCACCGTTACCCTTCGCTTGGCGGGAAAAACGCGTTATGAGCACCGGCTCTGAACCCTTGAACGGGCTGCCCGCGTGCAGGCCGGGCCGATCTGAAGAGGCGTGTACATGGATATTTCGCCGCTGCGCATCCTGCTGGTGACGGACGCCTGGGAGCCGCAGGTCAATGGCGTGGTGCGCACCCTTTCGCGCACGGTGGAGGAGTGCCGGGCCATGGGCCACGAGGTGGAGGTCATCCATCCCGGCCTCGGCTTCAAGACCATTCCCCTGCCGACCTATCCCGACATCAAGCTGGCGCTGGGTGCGCGCGATGATCTCGAAGCGCGTTTCCGC is drawn from Glycocaulis alkaliphilus and contains these coding sequences:
- the putA gene encoding bifunctional proline dehydrogenase/L-glutamate gamma-semialdehyde dehydrogenase PutA, with the translated sequence MTHANSKSTGIDWNAIDALKFASESEAVRALNAQAGLDGAARARVSAAAIDLVERARAAKTRTGLMESFLQEFGLSNKEGLALMCLAEALLRVPDAKTADALIAEKIGSGSWGEHAWKSENWLVNASTLGLMMSGSLMDVDPEARKDPGGYFRAIAGRLGEPVIRTATRQAMRILGEQFVLGRTINAAIRRGHAWKVPEGHFPLFSFDMLGEGARTHADAARYHTRYMDAIAAVAKARQDGPVETVDGVSVKLSALHPRYTIFKIDAIWRELYPKVLEQAEAARAANIGFCLDAEESDRLVLQLMILERLAHEPSLAGWNGLGLAVQGYQKRARAVIEKLAALGRASGRRLMVRLVKGAYWDTEVKFSQMNGWPDFPVWTTKSATDLNYLACARVMLAEPDTIYPQFATHNAHSLCAVREIAAELGNEAYEFQRLHGMGEPLYNAAASAFPLRPVRVYAPVGSHEDLLPYLVRRLLENGANTSFVHSFLDPDVPAADVARGPFEGADSMDRHPFIPAPPRLYGPHRDNSAGVDLSQKGVRDMLADAQMRFDKAMPYACGPILSGKVKAGEAREQASPADTARIVSTVTEADAGMVDAAFTAAHKAFDAWDREGGPARAAILRKLADALETDTERFMAILSREAGKTLNDGVAEVREAVDFLRYYAAEAETKFGHADRLPGPAGETNHLELRGRGVFACISPWNFPLAIFVGQVAAALAAGNTVVAKPAEQTPLVAFEAVRLFQKAGLPKDVVQLVPGDGKVGALMTGHPLLAGVAFTGSTEVARIINRTLAQRDGAILPLIAETGGLNAMFVDTSALKEQVVDDAVISAFGSAGQRCSALRLIFLPRETADQTIEALKGAMDALTLGEPADPATDVGPVIDTEALDMLNAHAERMAREATILHRAPLGDELKAKGHYFAPLMVELASLDGMDREVFGPILHVIRYKRSDLPKLAAQLAGKGYGLTLGVHSRLQRFLDSVREAVPAGNTYVNRNMIGAVVGVQPFGGEGLSGTGPKAGGPHYLYRFAAERTVTVNIAAQGGDPELLNLG